GGCCAGGGAAGCGGGTGGCGACCATCGCCTGCGACACCGGGGCGCGGTACCTCACGACCAGCCTCTTTCACCCGGACCGGCCGGGGACGCCCAAGGGGTATAAGGCGTACTCGCGCGAGCGGGTGGAGGAGTAGCCCCTGGCGGCCAGCTTCCAGCCGCCAGCCGGAACTGAAAAAGCCCCAGCCTGAGCCGGGGCTTTTCTGTTGCTGGCCGCTGGCCGCTCGCCTACCGCCTCCGCCCCCCGAACATCCCGATCAGGTCATTCAGGGCGTTGCCGTCCCCGTCGCGGTCGAGGACGTTGTTCAGCGTTCCCACCATTCCGCCGAGGTCGCCGCCCATCTGTCCCGTGCCGGAGTGGCCGGGGTGCCCCAGCGGGTTGCCCATCGGCGGTTGCGCCGGGGTGTGCGTGTAGCCGGGGATGACCTGCCCGCCGCCCATCCGCCCGGCCTGACCCTGCCCGTACCCGGAGCCCTGGTCCTGGCTGCCCCCCAGCATCCCGCCGAGGCCGCCGCCCATGCCGCTCCCCGCCCCGGCCATGCCGCCGCCGAGCAGGCCGCCCAGGATGCTGCCGATGTCAATGCCGCCCATGCCCCCGGCCTGCCCGCCGGGAAAGCCGCCCGTCTGTCCCTGCCCCACCCCGCCCTGACGGCGGCGGCTGAGGTAGGCCAGCACGAGGGGCGCGGCCATCGAGAGCAGTTGCATGGCAAGCTGCGGGTCGATCCCGGCGCGGCGGCTGACCGCCTGCGCGGCGGCCTGCTGCTGCCCGCCGAAGACCTTGCCCAGAATCCGCTGGCCCTCGTAGGGGTCGGGGGCCTGCCCCTGCCCGAAGAGGTCGAGGGCACGGCCGTCGTGCTGGTCGAGCGCCCCGGCGAGCGACTGGGCGCCCTGGGGGTCCTGGGCGTTGCGGGTCATCGCGCCGAGCAGCAGCGGAATGGCCGCCTCCATCGCCGCCTCGGTCTGCTGGGGCGAGGTGCCGAGCCGCTGGCCGAGGGTGTTCTGGGCCTGGCCCATGCCGCCGAGCATATTGAAGATGTCCATCATGGTGGTCTGCCTCCTGTGGGTGAGTGGGGAAGTGCGCCCGCAGGCTAGGTGCTGGCCCTAGCGCGGCGGGAAAGGAAGGGTTGAGGGTTCCTTGCTCCTTCCCGGCCCTGTGCGCGGCCATTACCAGACGGTCTGCACGCGCACCCCGAAGGCCGGGCGGTCCAGCCGGGTGGTCAGGGCCGCCGTGTGGGCGCCCACCCGCAGGGACGCGCCCGCGTAGAGGCTGCCGTCGTAGCCCAGCAGCGCCCGCAGCGGGCGGCCCTCGCCGGGGCGCAGCGGGAGGGCATAGACCCCCTCGGCCCAGCCCCGCCGCGTAACCACGTCGTACTCGGCCCGCAGGCGCAGATAGTCCAACGGCAGCACCTCGGTCCCCAGGACCAGCGACCCCGGCAGCGCCCGCGCCCAGACCTCGCCGTAGCCGCCCAGCGCGAGGGCCACCGCTCCCAGCGGCCCCGCCGTGCCGTACCCGCCCGCCACCGTCAGCGGCCCGCCGACGTGGTACGCGAGGCTCGCGCCGCTGTAGCTCGCCCCGCCGCGCAACAGGTTCAGGCCCAGCACCCAGTCCCCCTGCCGCCACAGGAAGCGGGTGTCGCGCACGCCGCCCTCCCAGCTCAGGCTGAACGCGCCCGACCCCACCAGTTCGTGGGCGGCGGGGTTCCACAGGGTCGGCGCGGTAACCGGGGCGTCCCCCGTGCCCAGGACGCCCAGCCCGGCTCCGGCCAGCAGCGCGGGCACCCGCAGGTCCGCGCCCAGCGGCGCCCGCCACGGCAGCAGCCAGTCGTCCCAGGGCGAGGCCAGCGGCCCCGGCAGGGCGTGGGCCTCGCCCGTCACCCCGAAGGTTCCGGCCACGGCGCAGGCGTAGTGGAGTTGCGCGTGCCGCCGCACCCGCGCGTCTTGCAGGTAGAAGGGATAGGCCAGGCAACCGCCGCCCGGCCCCATCCCCGGCACGTCCCCGCCGGGCCAGGCCAGTTCCCGCGTCAGGCTGGCCGGGGTCAGGTCCACCAGGGCCGCGTGCGTGCGGGTGTGCGAGCCGATCTCCCAGCCCGCCCCGCGCAGTTCCTCCAGTTGGGCCACCGTCAGGTATCCCGGTTGGCCCACCCGCTCCCAGATGGGATAGACCGTGCCCGGAACGCCCAGGGCACGCAGCACCGGAAAGGCCTGGGTATAGACACTCTCGAAGCCGTCGTCGAAGCGCAGCGAGGCCGTCCGGGCCGAGGCGGGCAGCCGCAGGGCCTCGCTGCTCGTCACGAACAGGTAGCCCGAGGCCCGCAGCGTCTCCACCCGGCGGCGCAGTGTGGCGGGGTCGATCTCCAGCGTCACGCCGCCGCCCCCGCCCACCTGGTGATAGACCAGCGGGACGTGTCCGGCCCGCGACCGGGGCAGAATCAC
This region of Deinococcus sp. HSC-46F16 genomic DNA includes:
- a CDS encoding polysaccharide deacetylase family protein, which translates into the protein MRILVLLLALACLVILPRSRAGHVPLVYHQVGGGGGVTLEIDPATLRRRVETLRASGYLFVTSSEALRLPASARTASLRFDDGFESVYTQAFPVLRALGVPGTVYPIWERVGQPGYLTVAQLEELRGAGWEIGSHTRTHAALVDLTPASLTRELAWPGGDVPGMGPGGGCLAYPFYLQDARVRRHAQLHYACAVAGTFGVTGEAHALPGPLASPWDDWLLPWRAPLGADLRVPALLAGAGLGVLGTGDAPVTAPTLWNPAAHELVGSGAFSLSWEGGVRDTRFLWRQGDWVLGLNLLRGGASYSGASLAYHVGGPLTVAGGYGTAGPLGAVALALGGYGEVWARALPGSLVLGTEVLPLDYLRLRAEYDVVTRRGWAEGVYALPLRPGEGRPLRALLGYDGSLYAGASLRVGAHTAALTTRLDRPAFGVRVQTVW
- a CDS encoding DUF937 domain-containing protein, which codes for MMDIFNMLGGMGQAQNTLGQRLGTSPQQTEAAMEAAIPLLLGAMTRNAQDPQGAQSLAGALDQHDGRALDLFGQGQAPDPYEGQRILGKVFGGQQQAAAQAVSRRAGIDPQLAMQLLSMAAPLVLAYLSRRRQGGVGQGQTGGFPGGQAGGMGGIDIGSILGGLLGGGMAGAGSGMGGGLGGMLGGSQDQGSGYGQGQAGRMGGGQVIPGYTHTPAQPPMGNPLGHPGHSGTGQMGGDLGGMVGTLNNVLDRDGDGNALNDLIGMFGGRRR